A part of Ziziphus jujuba cultivar Dongzao chromosome 8, ASM3175591v1 genomic DNA contains:
- the LOC107414706 gene encoding small ribosomal subunit protein uS15, whose product MGRMHSRGKGISASALPYKRTPPSWLKISSQDVEENICKFAKKGLTPSQIGVILRDSHGIAQVKSVTGSKILRILKAHALAPEIPEDLYHLIKKAVSIRKHLERNRKDKDSKFRLILVESRIHRLARYYKKTKKLPPVWKYESTTASTLVA is encoded by the exons ATGGGTCGTATGCACAGTCGCGG TAAGGGTATATCCGCCTCTGCTCTGCCTTATAAGAGAACTCCACCTAGTTGGCTTAAGATTTCTTCTCAAGAT GTTGAGGAGAACATTTGCAAATTCGCGAAGAAGGGTTTGACACCTTCTCAGATCGGTGTGATTCTTCGTGATTCTCACGGTATTGCTCAGGTCAAGAGTGTTACCGGTAGCAAGATCCTGCGTATTCTCAAGGCTCACG CTCTTGCTCCTGAAATTCCAGAGGATCTGTATCATCTTATCAAGAAGGCAGTCTCAATTAGAAAGCATCTCGAGAGGAACAGGAAGGATAAGGATTCCAAGTTCCGTTTGATTTTGGTTGAGAGCAGGATTCATAGGCTTGCTCGCTATtacaagaaaacaaagaagCTTCCTCCGGTCTGGAAATA CGAGTCAACAACTGCCAGCACCCTTGTTGCTTAG